Genomic window (Neurospora crassa OR74A linkage group VI, whole genome shotgun sequence):
CGGAGGTGATGAATGATGTTTTTGCGTTGGGTAAAGTAGGTGAGGAGGTGGTTGATCGGAGTTTGAGGTGTACTGTAGGAATCTGGAAGGCAGGATGAATGGGAAAGTTGGGGGGTTGAGGAAATGACGGGAAGTGGGAGatagtacctaggtacctctagaggtactctgCAGATGAAAACTTTACCGTAGGCAGAAGGCACCTTCCGAAATCACAGGCTGCCAATTTCTATAAAGACGGAGGCTGTGTGGCTGTGTGGCAGTCGTGGCCCACAAGTGCTGACTGTAGAGCCTGGAATCACTCCAATGTGCCGGGCATCTTCCCTCTTTTAACTTTCAATCTTCAGTTGTCTTCCCATCAATCGATCACGGCTAATTGACTATCGTTTCTATGTCCGCCTTTCTCGGTTTGACTTTATGCCTGCCATATAGCCGTCGATTTGGTTGTCTGGTTGGCGTTATCCTTCCTTGTTCTCCTGCCCCTGCGTTAGCGAAACATCAACTTCGGCCAGGTTAAACTTTAATCGCTGCCGATCATCTAGTGAGCCTCTTGAACAGTCACGAAATAGGATGGCAACAGGCAAAAATGGACCCTTATACGGAAGGCACGGGGCCTTCCAGTTGGAGACACTCAGCCTCCATCATGATGATCGGTGGTGATTGGGTTGGGGATATCAGTCTTCTTGAGTACCTCTTGTGACACACATTGATTGCAAGGTATGATGGTATTTTGGGTGGGAATGGTTTGCTAGGTATTTTCTCCCCATTTGTTTGCTAGTGTAGGAACGTAAGCTAACCGGGCTGCCTCATTAAGCGCTGGACCAATTGCCTTCGGATGCCCACCGGTAGGGCCTCTTGTGCATGAAGCCATGCAAGCCACGTTGTCAAGACATACCTGCTAGTAATACAAGCCCGCAAATGGAGGCCGCTGCTATCTGCTACATCAGCTGACAGATAGGTCAGGCTGTGAGGCTCTGGGGATCTCTGTGAGTCTATCCGCCCACGGAATGGTTCGGCACACATtgcgagaaaagaaaaaaaaaaaccctcACATTTCGACTCCTCGTCAGGAATCCCTAAGCTCCATACCGGAACCGGTCCTCCGTGAGTGTTCACGACAACTATATATACGGACCCTTTTCGTCGCTGCCCTTCGCCGCCCTTTAACCGAGTTATCGACATCAAACCGGGGCTTCACAACGATCAAGGCAACAACAGGGGAAGCTTTCGCTTGCGCATCACGCATTCATCCTATCATTGCATTCGCACTTCACCTCCAGCCATTAAGTCAAACCTCTTTATCTTCACGAAACTTTCGCCCTTGACACAACATACCTAGCCATGGCACGTTCATGTCTGTTCGAAAATCCTCTGTGTTGGTGCCTCGGAATGCTGTCACACGACAGCCATAGAGACAACCGTGACAGTGGTGGCGCGAAAGAGAACGACAATAAGAATACTGGAAAGGAGAATGACAAAGCCGACAAAATAGCGGACAAAAAGTCCGGCTCAAACGTGGGCTTCGACGAAAGGAACCCAAATCTGTGCTGGAAATGCAGGAAAGTGGACTTCAACTCACTATTCCGACCATATGACTGTTTGATGTCTGGCAAACGCGGCATATTCGAGTCTCATCGGCGAAATTGTCATGACGGGCTGGAACCCATTTCTCGCACACATCGAATGAGGAGCCCCCGATTGGAGTACAGAGGCTTGCTGGGCAAGTTGGATAGCCAGGCACCGGGTTGTTCTTTCTGTGCTTTTCTGTATCAGTGCCAAGTTCGCTTGAATCTGATTCCAACAAGTCAAGAACAATGGTACTGCACAGTAAGGCCGGAATTTTCACTGGAAAGCATTACAACAAAGACTGCCTTTACATTCAATCCGAGCTACTCCTTGCTTGATGTACAGGACGTTGCGGCGTTGCAACTGTACCAAGTCAAAAAGAGAGGACTTGGCAGAAATATCTGGATTCCGCAGCCTATTCTGCGTGTGGTCGACAGTGACAGCAAGACCCTGACACGAAATAAACGTGCCGGCGGTGGACTTCTAGGAAGGAAACTTGATCCTAAAAAGGTCAATTTGGATCTCATCGGGGAATGGCTAACGCTCTGCCGGTCGACACATTCCCATTGCGAAGACGTGGACGCGGGCAGAATACCAGGACTTCTGGTTATTGACTGTATCACTGGCTATATCGTCCCTATCCCACTCGAACATAATGCTACCAATCAGGTGGCAAACTATGTTACGCTCAGTTACCTTTGGGGCACAGCTGAAGCAACCGGCGAATCGGTTGTTCAATCGACCAACTGCGATGGTGGTAGCGGTCTTGCTCTTCCAACTCAGATACCCCTAGTCATCAGTGACGCGATACGGGTCGTCAAGCAACTGGGATACCGATACCTGTGGGTAGATAGGTACTGTATCCCACAAGAAGACGGGGCAGCCAAGCACAGACAGATCCTGAACATGGGAAGGATATATTCAAACTCCAGTCTCACGATTATTGCCGCAGCTGGTGATGAGCCGGAATATGGACTACCAGGCGTGAGCTCACGATCTCGTCTCGCGCAGGTGGGAGTGCAAATCAACGACAAGATTTCTCTCGTACTATATGAGCCGCCAACGGATCACATTACCAATTCCAAATGGAATACCCGAGGTTGGACATACCAAGAAGGCCTTTTGTCGAAGCGTAGGCTCGTCTTTACGGATCTCATGGTCTACTTTCAGTGTCATGAGATGCATGGCGATGAAGTACTGTCGCTTCCTATTCCCGGATCAGGAGAAGACTATGATGAGATCCGTCCACTGTCGCCTAAGACATTCGACATCGGGAGGGTATTTCCGAAAGTGACCGACTGGGACGATTCTTTGACGGCCTGGGAAAGAATCAGTGAATACGGACCGAGAGAACTTGGTTACGACTCTGATGCCTTGAACGCCATCAGTGGTGTGATGGAAATGTACGCGCTGGCAGCGGGAAACTCAGTATTCAAGTTTTTCTGTGGCTTACCCATTTTGCATATTCGCGTATGGGAGAAATTTCGGCTAACATGGAGTTCAACACCCGAGGCGTGGGCGTGCTCTTTTCGCACATGGTTTGAAAATGCAAACCTGTACAAGAAAATCAGGAAGACCCGGGCGATTGACGACAATAACCTTACTTTCAGCTTGGCTTACAGTCTATGCTGGAGACACGAGTGGGGCGAATCTTTCGAGTTGCCAGCCAGCTTCGAACGGGCCCGAAGAAAAGTGTTTGGCAGCTGGACAACGGCTGGTTGGAGAACCAGAAAGTCTAAGCCTGATAACATATCCCATTTCGACAGTTGCCTGAGGATCAGGGTACAATATAGTGGTGAACTGTTACTAGATTGGGAGAATGACAACCCCAGGATTCTTGAACTGTCACGCAACGGAGAAATTCCCCTGAGCCTCAATATTACAGGGCGTGTTATGGATGTGCAGATGATATGGCAAAACCATATGGCTAGATTGTTGGGCACTCCTGATACAGTTACAAAAGAATGGCGACTTACATAACCTTTCACATCTGACAGGAGTCTTCGTGGATCTCCTCGATGGCTGTTTGAAGAAGCGGTCTCCGGCAAAGGAGATTGCTCAAAACTTGTCTTTCTGATTTTGGGGTCCTATATCGGGAATAGTTGGGTTAGTCCAGTGAGTTTTGTGGGGACGATACTCAGACCGGTGACAAGGTTATCAGATGGGAAGGCTCGCACATTTCACGAGAAACTGGACAGTTGCTCAATCGAAGTGAGCAAAGATGACTGGCCACGAATGACCAGCTTTACAAGGGAGATGGAGGTGCGGCTGATATAGGACATTGTGCAAAGGGTCGTCGCTGGTTTAACTGTTGTGCTGAACACAACTACTGTCGAATGGCATGCATGCTGCTGCCGAGTATGGATTTCCTTGGGCTCTTCATTATAGTCATTCATTTTTatcttcttttgtttccaACTAAATGATGATGTTCTGACTTCCACAACTACCTTAGGTAGCTATGCTTTACAAACCACCTCCCCTACTTCAAAGCTCATAAATGACAGATATCTCAGATCCAAAGAACTCAATACAACATCATCTCAACTTCATACTCCCTACCCGCCCACAGCGTATACTCCGGCCTCGTCTCCGGCCCACAGCTCCCCGTGCCCAAACCATGATGCATCCAATCCAAATGCACAATCGtatcctccctcctcttcctatGCAACTCAAACGGGTGTCTCGCCGCCTCCACATCCATCACCGTATACCTACTCGCCTGAAAACTCGTATTCTCTCCATTGGGCTCGACAAACCTCGCTCCCAGCACCATGTCCCACCCCTCCGTCCTAAACTCCACCGACCTCACATCCGTCCTATTTCCCCCCTCCTGCGGGAACTCGTACTCGGTCCATAGTTCATCAATGGTACTTGTCCAAGACCCAACAAGCTGCGACTCCTTCTTGTCGCGGTACGACTCCCCCGGCCCGCGACCCTGCCACGACGCAGAATGTACGTCCTTCAATCCAACCTCTAACCCCAAGCGCGCCCATGCACGCGGCAGCCAGTTACCTACGGGTTTTCCGTGCATTTTGACGTTGACCTTGCCGCCTTCGAGAAAGGAGTAGACGGTTGTGGTTTCGAGTGCCCAGTTCAGTACAGGGGGCGCGAAGCGGCCTTTGATGGTTATGGTCGGAGGAGAGGCGGTGGGGGCCCATGATGTGGAGAGGACGTGGTGTTTAGCCATGTTTAGTCGCGAAGAGGTCCAGTTGCGACCAAAGTCGCAGCCGTGGTCGTTGTCGGTTTGGGCGCGGTAGAGGCAGAGGGCGAGGGGGGTGGTGAGGATGTTGGCGGAAGAGGGGGGGCGTTTCCAGCTTGTGAGGGCGCCGATGGAGAGGTCGAATTCGTAGGTGGTGGAGTTGGAGCCGGGAACAGTGATGGAGAGGAGAGTGGGTGAGAGGAGGTTGAAGTGGGCgttggtggcggcggggaAGTTGGCGAAGGGGTTGTGCGGGGGTGTGAGAGGGAACTGGCCTGTGGCGAGGATGTGGTTGGTTCCTGCCCAGTTGGTGGCTTCGGCGAGGGAGAATTCGAGTGTTAGGTAGCAGTCGTGGCGGCCGGCGGCTTGGAGCGCTTCGGCGTCGAGTAGGTcggagatggtgatgagggcTTGTTCGTGTGGTTTGACTCCTGTGCTTTGTGTTAGTGGTTCGGCTTggaagttggtgatgatttatgacactacctacctttagGGATCTTAACCTCCCGTTTCTCAATCCATTCGGGCTCATCGTCTGAGTAGTAATAGAGACACTTGAGGTGGTCAAGAGTTACAAAGTCGTATCTGTTGACGACTCGCACCTGATTGCCATTCTCAAGGTTGAGTGTCTGGACAGGCTCGATGGCCTTCTTGTACTCTAACAGACCAGGGGTGGGAGTGTGATTAGAGAAGCAAAGGCCGTCCAAAACGAAGTTACCGTCGTTGGGCTCGTCTCCAAAGTCGCCGCCGTAGGCCATgtactcttctccttctttgttTTTGGTTGTCAGACCCTGATCATTTGTTAGTCACATGCAAAGAATGGAAGAGCTGAAACCCCCGAGATACATACGTGATTCGCCCACTCCCAGACAAAGCCTCCCATGAGTCTAGGCCATTTGTAGAAAAGCTCAATATACTCCTTCAGAGCACCTGGTCCGTTGCCCATGGCATGGGCAAATTCGCACATGACGAAAGGTTTGTCCCACGACGGCTCCCTGGCGTAGCGCTCCATGTCGTCAACCGATGTGTACATTCTGCTGAAGATATCGGCCGAATGAGCGTTCCAGTCACCTTCATAGTGGATAGGACGACTGGTGTCGACGCTCTTGATGTACTCGTACATGGCTCTGTGGTTACTGCCGTAGCCGGATTCATTTCCAAGCGACCAGATAATGATGGAAGGGCGGTTGTAATCACGCATGACCATCTGGCGTGCGCGGTCAAGATACGCCTCCTTCCACTCGGGGTTGTCAGAGAGAATCTTGttaccatcaccaccgacaaCAAAGATTCCATGGCATTCCAGGTCAGCTTCATCCAGGATCCACAAGCCGAGCTCGTCCGCTAACTCGTATAGCCGAGGGTCGTTGATGTAGTGGGAAGTCCGAATGGCGTTAATGTTGTGCTGTTTCATGAGCAACAAATCTCTCTTGAGCCACTCGTATGGGACGGCGCGTCCGAAATCGGGATGGTGTTCATGGCGGTTGACGCCTCTCAGCTTGATGGGATTTCCGTTGACAGAGAATACGCCATCGAGAAGTTCAACGCGGCGGAAACCTACTCTCTCGGTCAGAGCACAATCTGACATGCTCAATACTAACGTGTACAGGTTCGGCGTCTCGGCCGTCCACTTTAGGGGGTCTTTGATGTTGAACTCCATAACGGTGGACTGTTCTCCAGAGATTGTGCCCTGAATGACTTCGCCACCACTGATATTCAACAGCCGGAAAGTGAACTCTTCTGGGCTGCTAAGTTCAACAGTCACGGATAGCTTGGCATCCTTGTACTCGTTGTCTAGGGTTGGCAAAATCTTGACATCCTTGAAGTGAGACTTCTGGGGAAACTTGTGTATCCAGACATCGCGAAAGATGCCACTCAGCCACCATTGGTCCTGATCCTCGATGTAGGTGCCGTCACATCGTTGGTAGACCTCAACGGCAAGAATATTGTCTCCTTTAAGATTCACATATGGGGTGATGTCAAATTCGGATGGATTCCGCGAGCCTTGGGAGTAGCCGACATTCTTGCCATTCAACCAGACTGTAAAAGCCGAGTCGACACCTTCGAAGCGAAGGCGCAGTTGGTGGTCCTTGTCTTCGGGGGCAAGCTGGAAATATGTCACGTAGCGTCCGCACTCGTTCTCATCAATGGGAACACGTGGAGTGTTCACGGGGAAAGGGTAGTTAATGTTGGTATAATGCGGGCCTTTTCCGAAGCCCTGAAGTTGCCACATGCCCGGGACATGGATGGGTTTCCAGTCCGGATCCGTGAAGGAATCAAAGTGTTGGAAGCCAACTGGACCTACCAAAGGCGATTTGGAGAGGTTGAACTTCCATTCGCCAGAGAGAAGCTGGGCCTTGGCCAAGGAGACATCACGAGTCAATGCTTTCTCGCTGTCTGGGTAGAGAAAGAAGTGGCTCCGGGG
Coding sequences:
- the gh2-2 gene encoding beta-galactosidase, with the protein product MSSNLSTPAKMSLVYPSSTPDWNNHQVIHRNTLPPRSHFFLYPDSEKALTRDVSLAKAQLLSGEWKFNLSKSPLVGPVGFQHFDSFTDPDWKPIHVPGMWQLQGFGKGPHYTNINYPFPVNTPRVPIDENECGRYVTYFQLAPEDKDHQLRLRFEGVDSAFTVWLNGKNVGYSQGSRNPSEFDITPYVNLKGDNILAVEVYQRCDGTYIEDQDQWWLSGIFRDVWIHKFPQKSHFKDVKILPTLDNEYKDAKLSVTVELSSPEEFTFRLLNISGGEVIQGTISGEQSTVMEFNIKDPLKWTAETPNLYTLVLSMSDCALTERVGFRRVELLDGVFSVNGNPIKLRGVNRHEHHPDFGRAVPYEWLKRDLLLMKQHNINAIRTSHYINDPRLYELADELGLWILDEADLECHGIFVVGGDGNKILSDNPEWKEAYLDRARQMVMRDYNRPSIIIWSLGNESGYGSNHRAMYEYIKSVDTSRPIHYEGDWNAHSADIFSRMYTSVDDMERYAREPSWDKPFVMCEFAHAMGNGPGALKEYIELFYKWPRLMGGFVWEWANHGLTTKNKEGEEYMAYGGDFGDEPNDGNFVLDGLCFSNHTPTPGLLEYKKAIEPVQTLNLENGNQVRVVNRYDFVTLDHLKCLYYYSDDEPEWIEKREVKIPKGVKPHEQALITISDLLDAEALQAAGRHDCYLTLEFSLAEATNWAGTNHILATGQFPLTPPHNPFANFPAATNAHFNLLSPTLLSITVPGSNSTTYEFDLSIGALTSWKRPPSSANILTTPLALCLYRAQTDNDHGCDFGRNWTSSRLNMAKHHVLSTSWAPTASPPTITIKGRFAPPVLNWALETTTVYSFLEGGKVNVKMHGKPVGNWLPRAWARLGLEVGLKDVHSASWQGRGPGESYRDKKESQLVGSWTSTIDELWTEYEFPQEGGNRTDVRSVEFRTEGWDMVLGARFVEPNGENTSFQASRYTVMDVEAARHPFELHRKRREDTIVHLDWMHHGLGTGSCGPETRPEYTLWAGREYEVEMMLY